A stretch of Fulvia fulva chromosome 4, complete sequence DNA encodes these proteins:
- a CDS encoding Glucan endo-1,3-beta-glucosidase yields MPPYLLAARLIAVLAGAASVGATPVNSNSTISSDLSGRDSMIATAELPAPGSKYRLVSEQQATAAPGTCSQDITLINECAGGSRGECQGTVTAYIYGLVSVHAGWTFMRPDSQFFPLGAEVQEVPQDQVAIRIPEGGRVDIRLPDCMSSGRIVSVANGDALHFSGSKGEVRAPSEVNPSEPSHDSFWSFMELTLDPNDGLTVNPSQVDSAGIPVAVELEHFDGDRDPVVTGGMKADAVATICEKLATQALADGQPWDKLCHRSNTTGAYVRASSPMMYINGGNPTAFQDYYEPYIDQVWEQYRNQDLVFDVGSSGNHTFRVGPDDQLRSVNSTVSFSKPCTRDIFTCATGPFTENGDPFHNQIVARLCAAFVRSTIHTGHVQPSDALPHKRYYQGNPSNHYAKFVHEVSKNGKGYAFPVDWVDGPSVADKDMPHGQITIKNPGRLTVTIGGWR; encoded by the coding sequence ATGCCGCCATATCTCCTCGCCGCACGTCTCATTGCAGTTCTTGCCGGCGCCGCGTCTGTCGGTGCGACACCTGTCAATTCTAACTCCACCATCAGCAGCGACCTCTCTGGCCGTGACTCCATGATTGCGACCGCAGAGCTTCCTGCACCAGGATCGAAGTATCGCCTGGTATCCGAGCAGCAAGCCACCGCCGCACCTGGAACATGCTCGCAAGACATCACTCTCATCAACGAGTGCGCCGGAGGCTCTCGCGGCGAATGCCAGGGCACCGTGACGGCTTACATCTACGGCTTGGTTTCAGTCCACGCAGGCTGGACTTTCATGCGCCCAGACAGCCAGTTCTTCCCGCTGGGGGCTGAAGTACAAGAAGTCCCGCAGGACCAAGTCGCTATTCGCATTCCAGAGGGAGGAAGAGTCGATATTCGTCTGCCTGACTGCATGTCAAGCGGTCGTATCGTCTCAGTCGCCAACGGCGATGCATTGCACTTCTCCGGCAGCAAAGGGGAAGTCCGAGCACCCTCGGAGGTCAATCCCTCGGAGCCCAGTCATGACAGCTTCTGGTCCTTCATGGAGCTCACACTGGATCCGAATGACGGCTTAACCGTGAATCCATCTCAGGTAGACTCGGCCGGAATTCCTGTTGCTGTGGAACTGGAGCACTTCGACGGCGACCGTGATCCTGTAGTCACTGGAGGTATGAAGGCGGATGCAGTCGCCACAATCTGCGAGAAGTTGGCAACGCAAGCGCTGGCAGATGGGCAACCGTGGGACAAGCTGTGCCACCGGAGCAACACAACTGGCGCTTATGTCCGAGCTTCCTCACCGATGATGTACATCAACGGTGGTAACCCGACAGCCTTCCAGGACTACTACGAGCCATATATTGACCAAGTCTGGGAGCAGTATCGCAACCAGGATCTCGTCTTCGATGTTGGAAGCTCCGGCAACCACACATTCCGGGTCGGCCCAGACGACCAGCTCCGTTCTGTCAACAGCACCGTCTCGTTCTCGAAGCCATGCACTCGAGACATCTTCACCTGCGCCACGGGTCCTTTCACCGAGAACGGAGACCCGTTTCATAACCAGATTGTTGCCCGGTTATGTGCTGCCTTCGTTCGAAGCACAATTCATACTGGCCATGTCCAGCCCAGCGATGCGCTCCCACACAAGCGTTACTACCAGGGGAACCCCAGCAACCATTATGCAAAGTTCGTGCACGAAGTCAGCAAAAATGGCAAGGGTTATGCTTTTCCAGTGGACTGGGTGGACGGACCAAGCGTAGCAGACAAGGACATGCCGCATGGGCAGATCACCATCAAGAACCCCGGAAGACTGACAGTGACCATCGGTGGTTGGAGGTAG